Proteins encoded together in one Olsenella timonensis window:
- a CDS encoding YbaB/EbfC family nucleoid-associated protein: MSKGFNMGGMNRNQMMAQARKMQEQLLAAQQKAAATEVSASAGGGAVKVTATGDLRLTSLTIDPAAVDPEDVEMLQDMILAAVNDVLESAEQMTSQQLGAVTGGMGIPGLF, encoded by the coding sequence ATGTCCAAGGGATTCAACATGGGCGGCATGAACCGCAACCAGATGATGGCCCAGGCCCGCAAGATGCAGGAGCAGCTCCTCGCCGCCCAGCAGAAGGCGGCCGCCACCGAGGTCTCCGCGAGCGCGGGCGGCGGTGCCGTCAAGGTCACCGCGACCGGGGACCTTCGCCTGACCTCGCTCACGATCGACCCGGCTGCCGTGGACCCGGAGGACGTGGAGATGCTGCAGGACATGATCCTCGCCGCGGTGAACGACGTCCTCGAGTCCGCCGAGCAGATGACGAGCCAGCAGCTCGGCGCCGTGACCGGCGGCATGGGCATCCCGGGCCTGTTCTAG
- the recR gene encoding recombination mediator RecR, translating to MDAAANDGRALQRLLDELGRLPGIGPKSAQRIAYYLLEADVDQARRLAQAILEVKQQVHFCPVCFSYATRDTCDVCADATRDQTQICVVSEPRDVAAVERTGSYRGLYHVLGGVISPMDKIGPEQLHVRELLARLASGEVGEVILATNPDVEGETTATYLARTIRPLGVRVSRLASGLPVGGDLEYADEVTLGRAIEERREV from the coding sequence ATGGACGCAGCAGCCAACGACGGGCGAGCGCTCCAGCGACTGCTCGACGAGCTGGGGCGCCTGCCGGGCATCGGGCCCAAGTCCGCCCAGCGCATCGCCTACTACCTGCTCGAGGCCGACGTCGACCAGGCGCGTCGCCTCGCGCAGGCGATACTCGAGGTGAAGCAGCAGGTGCACTTCTGCCCGGTCTGCTTCTCCTATGCCACGCGCGATACCTGCGACGTCTGTGCCGACGCCACGCGGGACCAGACGCAGATCTGCGTCGTGTCGGAGCCGCGCGACGTGGCCGCCGTCGAGCGAACGGGAAGCTACCGCGGGCTCTATCACGTCCTGGGCGGCGTCATCAGCCCGATGGACAAGATCGGGCCGGAGCAGCTCCACGTCCGAGAGCTGCTGGCGCGCCTGGCGAGCGGCGAGGTCGGCGAGGTCATCCTCGCGACCAACCCGGACGTCGAGGGCGAGACCACGGCGACCTATCTCGCCCGCACCATCCGCCCGCTCGGCGTGCGCGTCTCGCGCCTGGCGAGCGGGCTGCCCGTGGGCGGCGACTTGGAGTACGCTGACGAGGTGACCCTGGGGCGCGCCATCGAGGAGCGCCGCGAGGTCTAG
- a CDS encoding HAD family phosphatase, whose product MPSSAHTPARRVAVFDFDGTSIDGQSGSLFTRYLLSHGMMSPARLARLAWWGIRYKLHLPFRQGEARELVFGALRGQTSEAVDAFMARFHDDALAPLYRPQALREVAWCHEKGMLVLLVSATFEPIAEVAARRMGVDGFAATRMERDALGRYTGRVDGPVVAGAEKCRAVERWCDAHLGAGAWVLERAYADHHTDAPLLAAAREARAVCPGKTLAISARRQGWPVLDWDL is encoded by the coding sequence ATGCCATCCAGCGCTCACACACCCGCGCGCAGGGTAGCGGTCTTTGACTTCGACGGCACGTCCATCGACGGCCAGTCGGGATCGTTGTTCACGCGCTACCTGCTCTCGCACGGCATGATGTCGCCCGCTCGGCTGGCGCGGCTCGCCTGGTGGGGCATCCGATACAAGCTCCACCTGCCGTTTCGCCAGGGCGAGGCGCGCGAGCTCGTCTTCGGCGCGCTGCGCGGCCAGACCTCCGAGGCGGTGGACGCCTTCATGGCGCGCTTCCACGACGACGCCCTCGCGCCGCTCTATCGCCCCCAGGCGCTCCGCGAGGTCGCCTGGTGTCACGAGAAGGGCATGCTCGTCCTGCTCGTCTCCGCCACGTTCGAGCCCATCGCGGAGGTCGCCGCCCGTCGGATGGGCGTGGACGGGTTCGCCGCGACGCGGATGGAGCGCGACGCCCTGGGCCGCTACACGGGGCGCGTGGACGGCCCGGTGGTTGCGGGGGCCGAGAAGTGCCGCGCGGTCGAGCGCTGGTGCGACGCGCATCTCGGCGCGGGCGCCTGGGTGCTCGAGCGCGCCTACGCAGATCACCACACCGACGCCCCGCTGCTCGCCGCCGCCCGCGAGGCGCGCGCCGTCTGCCCCGGCAAGACGCTCGCGATCAGCGCCCGTCGGCAGGGCTGGCCCGTTCTCGACTGGGACCTGTAG
- a CDS encoding Rrf2 family transcriptional regulator, with amino-acid sequence MDISRKTDYALRMIARLVESPDATLSVRSAAQESGVPYSFARSIQHDLATAGLVTNVRGANGGMRLAVDPRETTLLDVVRAVQGPVVFGCCRTAGEGGAPCPNRADCRYTSVWCQGERLLEGLFGSVTLHQLIAERRTPVPHATFELVPEGESRRAAEDARR; translated from the coding sequence ATGGACATCTCGAGAAAGACCGACTACGCGCTGCGCATGATCGCCAGGCTGGTCGAGAGCCCCGACGCCACCCTGTCGGTGCGCAGCGCCGCGCAGGAGAGCGGCGTCCCCTACTCCTTCGCCCGCTCGATCCAGCACGACCTCGCGACGGCGGGCCTCGTCACCAACGTGCGCGGCGCCAACGGCGGCATGCGCCTTGCCGTGGACCCGCGCGAGACCACGCTGCTCGACGTCGTGCGGGCCGTGCAGGGCCCGGTCGTCTTCGGGTGCTGCCGCACTGCCGGCGAGGGCGGCGCCCCGTGCCCCAACCGCGCCGACTGCCGCTACACCTCGGTCTGGTGCCAGGGCGAGCGCCTGCTCGAGGGCCTCTTCGGGAGCGTGACCCTCCACCAGCTCATCGCGGAGCGCCGCACGCCGGTGCCGCACGCGACCTTCGAGCTCGTGCCCGAGGGCGAGTCCCGCCGCGCCGCCGAGGACGCACGACGGTGA
- a CDS encoding adenine glycosylase encodes MTAVESAGERDLAAFRSLVLERGRELYRDLPWRRTRDPYQIWISEVMLQQTQTTRVDGRWQRWLERFPTPTALAAAAPADVLEEWQGLGYNRRALSLHRAAQAVAALGGELPAETAALEALPGVGPATAAGIRAFAFDLPSVYLETNVRTVLLHELFRGEERVSDRALVPILAETCPPDASNPDDDPRTWYYALLDYGAYLKRSVTNPSRRSAAHARQSRFEGSHRQKRAELLRVLLAHRGEPGGLGFDAILVELASIEEKAGRSPVGAPEARGLLAELSAEGFCREEGGAWHV; translated from the coding sequence GTGACGGCCGTCGAGTCGGCGGGGGAGAGGGACCTCGCGGCCTTCCGCTCCCTCGTGCTGGAGCGCGGCCGCGAGCTCTACCGCGACCTCCCGTGGCGTCGCACGCGCGACCCCTACCAGATCTGGATCAGCGAGGTCATGCTCCAGCAGACGCAGACGACGCGCGTCGACGGGCGCTGGCAGCGCTGGCTCGAGCGCTTCCCCACGCCGACGGCGCTCGCCGCGGCAGCCCCGGCGGACGTGCTCGAGGAGTGGCAGGGTCTCGGCTACAACCGACGCGCCCTCTCGCTGCACCGCGCGGCGCAAGCGGTTGCCGCACTCGGCGGCGAGCTGCCGGCGGAGACCGCGGCGCTCGAGGCGCTCCCCGGCGTCGGCCCCGCCACGGCCGCGGGCATCCGCGCCTTCGCCTTCGACCTGCCGTCGGTCTACCTGGAGACCAACGTGCGCACGGTGCTGCTCCACGAGCTCTTCCGCGGCGAGGAGCGCGTGAGCGACCGCGCGCTCGTGCCGATCCTCGCCGAGACCTGCCCGCCCGACGCGAGCAATCCCGATGACGACCCGCGCACCTGGTACTACGCCCTGCTCGACTACGGCGCCTACCTCAAGCGGTCCGTTACCAACCCATCGCGCCGCTCCGCCGCGCACGCGCGCCAGTCGCGCTTCGAGGGGTCGCACCGCCAGAAGCGCGCCGAGCTGCTGCGCGTTCTTCTCGCCCACCGGGGCGAGCCTGGCGGGCTGGGCTTTGATGCGATTTTGGTCGAGCTTGCAAGCATCGAGGAGAAAGCGGGTAGAAGCCCGGTAGGCGCCCCCGAGGCGAGGGGCCTGCTCGCCGAGCTCTCGGCGGAGGGCTTCTGCCGTGAAGAGGGTGGGGCGTGGCACGTCTGA
- the rbr gene encoding rubrerythrin: MAVDFESSQTKKNLEAAFAGESQAATKYAYYASKAKKEGYVQISNIFTETSGNEKEHAKLWFKYLHGGEVPDTLTNIRDAAAGENYEWTDMYKGFAETAEAEGFAEIAAKFRMVGDVEKHHEERYNKLAERVEKGEVFARAGVKVWKCLNCGHLHVGAEAPEVCPVCNHPKAYFEEQAINY; the protein is encoded by the coding sequence ATGGCCGTCGACTTTGAGAGCTCGCAGACGAAGAAGAACCTCGAGGCGGCCTTCGCCGGCGAGTCCCAGGCAGCCACCAAGTACGCCTACTATGCCAGCAAGGCCAAGAAGGAGGGATACGTCCAGATCTCCAACATCTTCACCGAGACCTCCGGCAACGAGAAGGAGCACGCCAAGCTCTGGTTCAAGTACCTCCACGGCGGCGAGGTGCCCGACACCCTGACCAACATTCGCGACGCCGCCGCCGGCGAGAACTACGAGTGGACCGACATGTACAAGGGCTTCGCCGAGACCGCCGAGGCCGAGGGCTTCGCCGAGATCGCCGCCAAGTTCCGCATGGTCGGCGACGTCGAGAAGCACCACGAGGAGCGCTACAACAAGCTCGCCGAGCGCGTCGAGAAGGGCGAGGTCTTCGCCCGCGCCGGCGTCAAGGTGTGGAAGTGCCTCAACTGCGGCCACCTGCACGTGGGCGCCGAGGCCCCCGAGGTCTGCCCCGTGTGCAACCACCCCAAGGCCTACTTCGAGGAGCAGGCGATCAACTACTAG